TGCATTATACCCTCATAAGCGCATTTCTGACAAGAATACTCCCCTTGCCGCATCTTCCAAGAGGTGGCAAGGGGCAGACGGCGAGGCAGACAGCGCCGCGACAAAGGGGTAACCCAAATGATAGGAATGTATTAGACGCGGGGGGCGCAGTCCCGGAAGCGACTCCGGAAGCATCCCTGGGCAGCCTATTTCCCGCCCATTTGTCTGATGATCTGGGTGGTTGAGTGGCCTTCGACGCCTGGGATAATTGCGATCTCGCCGCCGTACCCCTCGACGAGGCGGCGCTCCTCCTGCACGATAGTATCGAGCGAATAGTCCCCGCCCTTGGCATATATGTCAGGCCTGAGGATCTCGAGCTGTTTCATAGGGGTAGGTTCATCGAAAAGCACGATGTAGTCGACGCATTCAAAGGCCGCCAGGACAATCGCCCGGTTCCCCTGGTGAATGATGGGCCGGTCCGGACCTTTGTTCATCTTTACGGAGACGTCACTATTAAGCCCGACCACTAACACGTCCCCGAGCGCGGCCGCTCGTTGGAGATACGTGATATGCCCGACATGAATGATGTCAAAACATCCGTTGGTCCACACAATGCGCTTACCCTCTCTGCGCAAGCCCTCCAGAATGCGCTGGAGGGTATCGACGGTCTTGAGCTTTGAGGGCGCGCCCGATGCGGTGAGGGCATCGCGCAACTCATCGTTCGACACCGTAACCACGCCCGGCTGCACCACCGCCACCCCTGCCGCTGCGTTCCCCAAGACCGCGGCGTCCTCAAGCGAGCCGCCCGCGACCAGCGTCAGCGCCACCGCCGCGGTGACCGTATCCCCGGCCCCGGTAACATCCACAACCGCGTCCGGCGAAATGGTGATGGGCACATCAACGGGTTTCTGGTTTGGCCGGCACACGCGAATACCCTGGGGCCCGCGCGTGATCAATGCATTCTTTGCGACCTTCAAGAGTTTCGTCGCGGCTGCTTCAAGGCTGGCCTCGTCCACGACATCGATCCCGGCGCCAATTCCCGCCTCGCGATCGTTCGGAACGATAACATCGAAGCCTTTGAGCGCTCCCGCGCGGGAGCGCGAATCGCCCACTGTCAACAATTTGTGCTTCTTCGCGCAGGCCACAGCGGTCGCGAGCACGCGTTCGGTCGCCACGGAGGATACCTGGTCGACCACCACGATGGTGTCGACCTCGGGCGCGAGTTTCTCAATGTTCGCGACGATTTGGTCCTCGATAGCCCCGGAGATGAAAGTGGGAGACGGGGTATCGGTGCGCAGAATCTCCTGGCTAGGGATATTGAATCCGCCGGCACGCAGTTTGCCGTAGGTATTGGTTGGCCGTGAGGGGTCCGTCACGACGAAATCCGTGTTCACGTTGCGCACCGCGAATTCGTGCCGCACGATGCCCGCATTCACGTCATCGCCCACGTAACCGAGCATGTACGTCGTAGCGCCCAGGGATGCCACATTGCACGCGGCATTGCCCGCCGCACCCGGATTATGCCGGCGCTCATGGACTTCATACACCGGGATCGGCGCCTCGAGGCTTACGCTCGTCACGGCCCCATAGACGTTCTCGTCAAGGTAAATATCCCCTACCACCATAACGCGCGCTTGTTTGAAGCGGCTCACTAAATCGGTGTAACTCATACGGCCATCAGCTCCCCGTCGGTTCCTTTGATCACGGTCCCTTGCGCCGCGATTCGAGGCGCAAATTACAGCACAATCCCGGCCGAAACACAAAATGGGGACATGTACCAAGCGCCATCTTCGGCGCGGTTACGTCTCCCCTGCTCTCTCAATCTCACCGTTCCCGCACCACAAAAAACCGGTCCACGTAGACCGTCTCGACTTGCTCGGGATTGTTGACCGGCGATACCCAGAAATACATGCCCGCCGAGAGGTTGTGGGTGCCCAAATCAAGGGTCTTGTATTCCTTCCCGGCCACTTCGGCTATTGGCACGCTGCGTTGCATGACATGTTTCTGCCCGCGGGCGTCGTAAATGCCTACCGCCAGAGCCGTACCCGATTCAGCCTTTGCGTCGCAACGAAGTTCCGCGTAACAGTGCCACGGGTTCGCATCGGAGGCTTCCTCGCGAATCTCATATTGTATCGCCCATTGGGTGTGGTTCGACGGCATGCACGCCGCGGCCTTGTCGGCGGCGGCGGCATCGTCCACGAGATGGCTCCACCCATTATCCACGCCGTGCAGATTGAACCGGTTGTCCTCGATGATCATGTAGTCCTCTTCCGGCAGGCCTTCACAGGCCGCCGGGAGCGGTCCTGCAGGCCGGAAACGAAGGCGCATCATCTGCGCGTACTGCTCGAAGGCCCCGCCTTCCCGGTAGCTGTTCGCGGAAAACGCGTTGGCCCGCGTGATGAAATCCTCCGCAAACGCAACTGGCTCGGGGGGCAATGGAATCGCGGCGCCGGCTTGCTTTGCGGCACGCGCCAGGTCGTAATACCGGTTCAGAAGTACGGCATCGAGGGGCATGCGCGCCCGGGCGGCGCGCCTCGCGATAACCGGGTCGTCCTTGACGCGCTGTTCAGCCTCGTTGAACAGTTCCGCCGCGCGGACTACGTCCTCGAGCGGAAACCATTCCGATGTATCGGGCATGTAACAGCGGAGGTACACGCCCGACCACGCCGCCGCGTCGTGAATGAGGTCGATGTACCGGCGCAATGGAGCCGCCGCAAGCCCGTAGTAGCCATCGAGGAATTCGTTGATGAGGGCGTACTCGTCCCGCGAGGGGTCCCACATCAGATGCGCCAGCACCCAGGCGCGCAGTTCGGGGAAATCGCTGATCGAGCAGCTCGAATCCCCCTGCTCGAACAGCCCCACCGCGTTGTTCTCTACAAAGAACCGGATGTTCGGGGCGAGCACCCGCATGTTGGGATGCGGCATGATGTAGTCGCGGAAGTTTGTCACGTAATCCCAGACGAACAGGCGCGGAGCAATGGCGCTCCACGCCTCCATGTCGCGTTTGAATGCACCGTTCTGAGGACCCATCGCCAGCGGCTGCGAATAGGAGCACTCGATCGAGCATAGACGAATGATGACGTTGTGACGCGGCGTGACGCCAACGGGCGCTTTCCGTGTGTATTGGTACGCGAGGGTCTCGATCAGGAAATCGGGGTACTCCTTCTCGATCTCCGCCGCCACGGCGTTCACAAAGTGCAGCAACGACCCTGAGGGCGACCCCGCCGCGTCGTCCAGGGCCTTGCAGTTCGCGCATTGGCAGTTCCCGTGACAGTCGTTTTGCGATATCGAGATGATGCCCGCCTCGGGACTCTTCCGAATCCATTCCAGGGCGTTCTTGACGAATTCCCCGCGCATCGCCTCGTTCGTGAGGCACAGTTGCGCACCCTCGGCACGGCGTTCGCCGCCAATCTCGCTATACCAGTCCGGATGCTCGCCAAAATACTTCTCCGGCGGCAGGATCTGATAAAAGGTATGGCACCAGCCCAGGATGTTGTAATGCCCGCCGTATTCCTCCGCGACCCTTACGAAATGGCCATTGCATTTGCTCCGTGCCGCGTACACCCCCTCAAACGCGTCCCGGTAAAACGCTTCCCGGTAAATCAGCCGCGGCGAGTACACCGTATCAAGTGCCGGAATTCGGAGCGTGGGCTTTTCCGGCACAAACCGTTCCGTCGACGACCACCACCGGCAACCCACCACGTCCTCGAGAAACGTGTACACGGCGTACAGCGTGCCGCGCGGACGGCCGCCCGCCAGGTAAATGCGGTTCTCCGCCGACTTGAGCACAATCCCGTCATGACCCAAGGCGTCCAGATCGACATCAGGAAACGCCGCCGTGAACAGCGCCGAGGGTCCGACAACGATGGCCTTCGCACCCTCTTCGACAGCATGCTGGATGGAAAATGTTGCGCCCGTTACGGCTTGAAGATGTTGCTGCAGTTCCACGGCGGCGGTCTGCTCCGGCGCAATGGCGTCTTCCGCGACAACGATGACCCATTGGGCCGCTCCGTCCTGGGACAGGACCGCCTCGCCCGGCGCCTGAGCCGCCAAAAACATGATGAGCGATAATGTGAAGTGCATGGTGAAACTCCCTCGTTCTTGAACGCACGACTCGTGCGTGCTCACAGAGTATACGGATGGAAGGCGGCCCGTGTCACTGACCATTGACGCAGTTGAGGCGGCCCGGTACACTGCTCGGGGAGGAACGTTGATGACGCCCAAGGAACGCGTACTGGCTGCCGTGAATCACCAGCAGCCCGACCGGGTGCCGATTCAAACCTATCTCACCCCGGAAATCCACCAGCGGTTGACGGAACACTTCGGCACAACCGAAATCAACGGCGTGCTCGGGGTCGATTTTCGGAGCGTGAGCCCGCGGTTCCGCGGCCCCGAACGGCCCATACCCCAAGGGTGCGCGTGCGTCGACGAATGGGGTACCGGCTACATCATGAAGGAATACCCGGGAGGGACGTATCCCGAGTCTTTTCACAAGCCCCTCGCCGGGCTGACGTCGCTGGACGACGTGGAATCCTACCCCTGGCCGGAGGCGGACGACTACGACTTCTCGGTTCTGCCGGAGCAGTGCGAGGCGGTATCCGAGTATGCCGTGTGTTTCGGCGGCGCCGGGATTCCCGACATCGTCAACGGCGTGGGACGCGGACGCGGCATGGAACAGGTGTTGCTCGATATCATGACCCAGGACGCCGTGGGGGTCGCGGTCATCGACAAGCGCTGCGATTTCTTCTACAACTACTGCCTGCGGGCGCTCGAGACCGCCGGCGGCAAGATCGATATTCTGTGTCTGGGCGAGGATTGCGGCAACCAGAACGGCCCTATGTTTGACCCGGCGGTGTTCGACGGCTTCTTCCGGCCTCGTCTGCAACGCTTCTACGATCTCGGCCACGAGTTCGGCTGCAAGGTGATGATGCACTCGTGCGGCAGCACCCGAAAACTCATGCCCCGGTTCATCGGGATGGGCCTCGATGTGCTGGATGCGGTCCAGCCCGAGCCCGCGGGTATGAATCCCGCCGAAGTAAAGCGGGAGTTCGGCGGCAAACTGGCCTTTTGCGGTATGATAAGCACCCAGATGACGCTCCCCTACGGAACCGAAGCCGAGTGCCGGGCCGAGGCGCGCCACCGTATCGAGGTTATCGGAAAAGGCGGCGGTTACATCTTCAGTCCGGCCCATTGCATACAACCGGATACGCCTCTCGAGAACGTTCTGGCCATATATGAAGAAGCCCTGGGATTGACGGAGGGCGCTTTTCGCAACATACGCGAGGCCCATTGGAAGGAGAAAGTTCGATGAACGGACAGGAAGAGTACGTGGAGACCGTGCGCCTCGACCCAGCCGGGTGCATATCGGAGGGGTGGAATCTGGTAAAGGACCAGTACGGGTTGTTCCTGGGCATTACGGTCGTAGGCATGCTTCTGGCGAGCTGCGTCCCATTCGGGATACTTGCAGGGCCAATGTATTGCGGCATCTTTCTGGCCCTGTTCATGAAGATGAGAGGGCTGCCAGTCGAGTTCGGCACACTGTTCAAAGGGTTTGACTATTTCGTCGAGAGCCTTGTTGTGACGTTGCTCATCATCGCCGTGAGCATAGCGTTCGCGGTGCCAATGTTCATCGTGTTCATCGTGGTCACGGCTGTGGGCGCGAGTATCGGGGACGCCACACACTCCGGCGCCATAGGGGCAATGATCATCGCTCCGCTGTGGCTGCTGTTCTTTGCCGCGATGGTCGCCTTCGGCGTCTTTGTATCCGGCTTGATGTTCTTCACCTATCCGGTGCTGGTCGACCGCAACGTGCAGGCATGGCCCGCACTCAAGTTGTCGGCAAGGGCCGTCTTAGCAAACAAATGGGGCGTGTTGGGCCTCCTGGTTCTCAATTGGCTCCTCAGCATGGTCGGGATGTTGCTTTGCTATGTCGGTGTCTTCTTTTACATGCCAGTGATGTTCGGGTCCATCGCCGTGGCATACCGCCGGATGTTTCCCGAGCTTGCGCCGCCAGCCGCACCAACCCTCTAATCCGCCAGGGCGTGCCGCGCCATTTGGCACATAAACCATGGCGCTACAATGAGATCTGCACCGAACACCGGCGTCTGGCCGGGTGGGTGAGATTTCTTTCTCCTGTCCGTGTGAACGGAACCTCCTGTAAATCGTTATCCTGGATGGAACATGTTCGCGAACGTTCCTTGCCGGCAAACAACTAGAGCGTAGGGGGAAGTGATGACGGAAATCGCGTCAGCGGACTGGATACGTCAGGCGCTCGAGCAGTACGAGAAACCGCTCATCCGGTACGCCTGCCGCATTACGGGCGACCTCGAGACCGCGCGCGACGTGGTGCAGGATGCGTTTCTGCGTCTGTGCCAGGCGGAGCGCGCCAAGGTCGACGGGCACCTGGCGGCGTGGCTGTACACGGTGTGCCGCAACCGCGCGTACGACGTGCGGAAGAAGGAGGGACGGATGAACGCGCTCACCGAAGGCCGCGCAAACGTGCAGCCAAGCGATGGTCCCGGGCCCAGCGCCGTGGCCGAGCGCCGCGAGGCCCTTGCAAAAGTGTTCGACGTGCTCGGCGAACTGCCTGAGGAAACCCAGGAGGCGTTTCGCCTGAAATTCGAGGACGAGTTGACCTACCGGGAGATCAGCCACGTGATGGGTGTCTCCCTCGGCAAAGTGAGCAACCTCATCGCCACGGCGCTCGACACCATGCGCCTAAGGCTGCGGGGCGAACTCGACCTCGCCCAGGAGGTGTGAATATGAAACCCACATTGAACATCGAAACCCTGACCGCCTACGCGCTCGGCGAACTCGACCCGGCCACCCGCGAGACGGTGGGAAATGCCCTCAAAGCAGACCCGGACGCCCGCAAGACCCTCGAGGAGCTTCGGGCGGTGGCAGAATTGGCCCGGACCGCCCTCCACACAGCCCCGCAGGCCTCGCTGACGGAACGCCAACGCGCAACGGTCATGGAAGAAGCGGAATCCTCGACACCGCACGAGGCGCGCGGGACAAGCAATATCATCCGGCACATATTCTTCGGCAAGAGTGCCGGGGGCGCGCTGGCGCGGGCCGCGGCGGTGCTGCTTGTTATTGGCGTATTCTACTGGGCGGCGAACGACGCCTTTGTAGGCCGGCCAGCGCAGGAATTGGCGAAGCAGGATGCCGAGGGAGCCAACACGCCAGCCGCAACGGCGCCCGCCCCGGAAGAGGGAGAAGTGGCCCCAGTAAGGCAGGCCCCGGGCTCTGCCGCTGCTTCCGCTCCAGCGGCCGGCGTCATCGATACTGAGGACGAGGACTGGAGCTCGTTCGAGGTCGTCCCGACTGATTCGGGCAGCGCCGCCGTGCGCGTGCTCGAAGACAAACCTGCCGCGACGCCGGACGAGGAGACGATGCCTGCGCCTGAGCCTCCAGCCAAGCCAGCCGCGCCCGAGCCGGAGCCCGCTATACAGCCGGAATCCGCCGGTGAGACGGCCCCCGTCGAGGTCGCGGCGGTTGCGGAAACCGCCCCCTCTGGGCCGTCAGCGGCTCCAGCCGTGAGACCCGAAGCCCCCAAGGCCATCGCTTCGAAGCCAGGGTCCACGATAGACCTGGCGGCGTTGCGGTCGCAGCGCGAGGCGGCCTCCCCGGAGATCATCGCCGCCCTCGGGACCATGGTGAGCAATGAGGTGTTCGGAGCCAGCAACAGCATTCCGGTGAAGCGCGCCAACGTGACGGCGCTTGATGCCAGCACGCTGTCTATCCAGTTGAACGATGACAAGAACGGCGTGTTGGTGCTCGAGACGACGCCCGAGGCGGTCGAGAATGTTCTGCTCCAGGACCGGCTCGTCCTTGCCATGGCCCGGCCCGAGCCAGCGGCAGTGAACGAGGGGGCTGCGCCGCCGAAGACGGCTGTCGAGGTGGCTGCCGGCCAGCCGGTGGCGCTGCCCCTCGAGTTGCCCGAGAAGTCATTCATGGGCACGCCGTTGGACTACTGGTCCGAGATCCTGGAGTTTACCTACACGGCCCGGGAACCGTTCATGGTCCCGGCGGGCACGGAACTGCTGTCGCGCGGCAAACCGGTCACCAGCAGCGACAACACTCCCGCCATGGGCAAACTCGCGATGATCACCGATGGCGACAAGGGGTTTCAGGAAAAGAGCCTCGTCGAGATCGGCAAGGGGCTACAGTGGGTCCAGCTTGACCTTGGCCAGCCGTGCGGCATCTGGGCGGTCGTGGTGTGGCATTTCCACACGAGCGAGCGCGTCTACCACGATTTCATCGTGCAGGTGGCCAACGACGCGGATTTCACCCAGAACGTGCGCACCCTCTACAACAACGACCATGACAACTCCGCGGGCCTCGGTGCGGGGAAGGATAAAGAGTACATCGAATCCAACG
The window above is part of the Candidatus Hydrogenedentota bacterium genome. Proteins encoded here:
- a CDS encoding uroporphyrinogen decarboxylase family protein; its protein translation is MSLTIDAVEAARYTARGGTLMTPKERVLAAVNHQQPDRVPIQTYLTPEIHQRLTEHFGTTEINGVLGVDFRSVSPRFRGPERPIPQGCACVDEWGTGYIMKEYPGGTYPESFHKPLAGLTSLDDVESYPWPEADDYDFSVLPEQCEAVSEYAVCFGGAGIPDIVNGVGRGRGMEQVLLDIMTQDAVGVAVIDKRCDFFYNYCLRALETAGGKIDILCLGEDCGNQNGPMFDPAVFDGFFRPRLQRFYDLGHEFGCKVMMHSCGSTRKLMPRFIGMGLDVLDAVQPEPAGMNPAEVKREFGGKLAFCGMISTQMTLPYGTEAECRAEARHRIEVIGKGGGYIFSPAHCIQPDTPLENVLAIYEEALGLTEGAFRNIREAHWKEKVR
- a CDS encoding sigma-70 family RNA polymerase sigma factor encodes the protein MTEIASADWIRQALEQYEKPLIRYACRITGDLETARDVVQDAFLRLCQAERAKVDGHLAAWLYTVCRNRAYDVRKKEGRMNALTEGRANVQPSDGPGPSAVAERREALAKVFDVLGELPEETQEAFRLKFEDELTYREISHVMGVSLGKVSNLIATALDTMRLRLRGELDLAQEV
- a CDS encoding DUF4838 domain-containing protein, whose amino-acid sequence is MHFTLSLIMFLAAQAPGEAVLSQDGAAQWVIVVAEDAIAPEQTAAVELQQHLQAVTGATFSIQHAVEEGAKAIVVGPSALFTAAFPDVDLDALGHDGIVLKSAENRIYLAGGRPRGTLYAVYTFLEDVVGCRWWSSTERFVPEKPTLRIPALDTVYSPRLIYREAFYRDAFEGVYAARSKCNGHFVRVAEEYGGHYNILGWCHTFYQILPPEKYFGEHPDWYSEIGGERRAEGAQLCLTNEAMRGEFVKNALEWIRKSPEAGIISISQNDCHGNCQCANCKALDDAAGSPSGSLLHFVNAVAAEIEKEYPDFLIETLAYQYTRKAPVGVTPRHNVIIRLCSIECSYSQPLAMGPQNGAFKRDMEAWSAIAPRLFVWDYVTNFRDYIMPHPNMRVLAPNIRFFVENNAVGLFEQGDSSCSISDFPELRAWVLAHLMWDPSRDEYALINEFLDGYYGLAAAPLRRYIDLIHDAAAWSGVYLRCYMPDTSEWFPLEDVVRAAELFNEAEQRVKDDPVIARRAARARMPLDAVLLNRYYDLARAAKQAGAAIPLPPEPVAFAEDFITRANAFSANSYREGGAFEQYAQMMRLRFRPAGPLPAACEGLPEEDYMIIEDNRFNLHGVDNGWSHLVDDAAAADKAAACMPSNHTQWAIQYEIREEASDANPWHCYAELRCDAKAESGTALAVGIYDARGQKHVMQRSVPIAEVAGKEYKTLDLGTHNLSAGMYFWVSPVNNPEQVETVYVDRFFVVRER
- the rfaE2 gene encoding D-glycero-beta-D-manno-heptose 1-phosphate adenylyltransferase; translation: MSYTDLVSRFKQARVMVVGDIYLDENVYGAVTSVSLEAPIPVYEVHERRHNPGAAGNAACNVASLGATTYMLGYVGDDVNAGIVRHEFAVRNVNTDFVVTDPSRPTNTYGKLRAGGFNIPSQEILRTDTPSPTFISGAIEDQIVANIEKLAPEVDTIVVVDQVSSVATERVLATAVACAKKHKLLTVGDSRSRAGALKGFDVIVPNDREAGIGAGIDVVDEASLEAAATKLLKVAKNALITRGPQGIRVCRPNQKPVDVPITISPDAVVDVTGAGDTVTAAVALTLVAGGSLEDAAVLGNAAAGVAVVQPGVVTVSNDELRDALTASGAPSKLKTVDTLQRILEGLRREGKRIVWTNGCFDIIHVGHITYLQRAAALGDVLVVGLNSDVSVKMNKGPDRPIIHQGNRAIVLAAFECVDYIVLFDEPTPMKQLEILRPDIYAKGGDYSLDTIVQEERRLVEGYGGEIAIIPGVEGHSTTQIIRQMGGK